From the Gadus chalcogrammus isolate NIFS_2021 chromosome 18, NIFS_Gcha_1.0, whole genome shotgun sequence genome, the window CAGGGGGTTCATCCCGTGCTGACGGCAGTCTGCTCACATCAGTGGCTGCTGCTAATATGCGCCATTGGAATCGATGCTTCCTTCCAAAGCATCTTGCAGCATTGTGAGTGCATACATGTTGTAGCATGGCATGGCTCCGGTGGGAATCCAACGCCTTTGTGCTAAACGTGATGAGATGTGCTACATACCGGGGTAACAATAGGGTAGCCCGCGACATGGATGTCCTACTCCTGACTCCCACCCGAGAGGTTCTCGGTTCGATCCCCTGTATCTGCAGCCTCCCTAGCCTAACCTctatgacctgtatctgaattaTGCAGATGCTTACGACAGAAGCATCCTCTGAAGACTAATGGGGATTAACAGCAacactgtctctgtgtgttgtgcCGTGTCTCCTCCACCTCAGAGTCGCTGAGGGTCTACACCAGACCCCCACAGTCCACCAAGCACCAGCCCTTGGCGCCTCTGCAtgcccaccagcagcagcagcaccagcagcaccagctggacctcaaccaccaccaccaccaccacccgtccCTCCAGCCTCtgcaccccctcacccccccgcccagcccccacccctcgCCCTACTCCCCCcagcgtggcggcggcggcggcggcggcggcgtccccgGGGCGAGCGGCGACTTCGGGGGGGCGCTGGCGCTCTACGGAGGGGAGGACGGgcgggaagggggaggaggggaggcggaCGGAGGGGCgggggccctcctccacctgatTGGTGGGGGCCACAGCCCACTGCCGTCGCCGCGCTGCTCTGGCCACAGCCTGAGGTTCAACTCGGACCCCGAGGCCGCGCCATCGCCGCCCTGCGCCCAGCAGTACATGCTGTGAGTGTCTggcagcctgtctgtctgccggtccaacctgtctttctttctgtctgtccttgTATTTTGTCTGAATATCTGTCTACTGTCTAGCTACCTTTcggtctctccttcactctcgctgtctctctttcgattccctctgtctgtttgtctgcctgtctgtctcattGCCTGACTTTCTGgtggtttgtctgtctgtctgtctggtgtctGTATGTAAATCTATGCGGtctgaaatctctctctctctgtctgaaatctctctctctcaccctctctctctcgctctctttctctctttctctctttctctctgtctctctgtctctgtctctgtctctctctttctctctgtctctctgtctctgtctctctctttgtctctgtctctctctctctctctctctctctctttctctctttctctttctctctctctctctctctctctccctttctctctgctctttgtctgtctgtccgtctgtgtatTTCCGGTACTGCCAGAGGCCATGTCTGGCGGATAACAGGTTCATCACAATGAGTGTTCAGAACAGCCCCTCAGGTCATCGGATGACTTTCCGCTCCAACGCAGCAACCAAAGAAATTCAGTTTCATTGCGATTGCCCCCATGGCGTGATATTTCATGTTCTATTTTCATCTTTGGTTCCTCTTGTCTATGTGAATTTTAATTCACTGCGTTACAGCTCATTTCTTTCGACCAGTTATAACAGGATTTTAGTTTGTagatctgagtgtgtgtggttgtgtccgtccctgtgtttgtgtgtctccgtgtctgTCCgccttttctgtgtgtgtgtgtgtgtgtgtgtgtgtgtgtgtgtggtgtgtgtgtgtgtgtgtgtgtgtgtgtgtgtgtgtgtgtgtgtgtgtgtgtgtgtgtgtgtgtgtctctctcgctaaTTTTGCACACATGCCCTATAGTCCGGAGTCATCTGTGCATGAAATGCAGTGACACTAATTAAGGCTAACTGACATTCATGATAAAGAGTATGAATAGCTTTCATCTCTTCCATTGCAGCCATGTATATACTCAGATTCTTCTTAATAAAAGTCTGAATAGAAGAGTATAATAAAAATACCAGACTTTTATTATGCTCCCTAACCCAATTCATATTAGTTTGAATAAATGACATCTTATATTTCACTGATTGTATTTATACTTTTCTGGTATATATTTAACTAGCTGCAGCCCAAGCTATCTTCATAACAGTGgtgagatgaagaggaagagacgagaggaagagcaggagtgGTAGAACTATgacgacccctgacctctgacctcctttCTCTTCAGGGCAAGAGGTCGCGAGCGGACCGAGGGACCAGCGGTGGCGTCTCCTTCCTCCGTACCTCTCCTCACTCGACACATCGGCACCCTGAAGAAGAAAGTCCGCCGTTTCGAGGAGCGCTTCGAACAGGAAATGAACTACAAGGTGTGCAGTCTTTGAACACAGAGCTGTGGCGTCAACAGGTTCATGCTCGAGGGAATCCCCAACAAACGCTGTGTTTATTTCTGAATGCATGTATTTTAACCGTTGTTTTAGCACCCTCTACTGGGAATGTGATGGTAGTGCTAGAAGACTGCGTTTAGAATggaaatacatataaataatatatgtatactGTACAAATAACAATGATAGTATTGGATGACACAGATGATCAGGGTAATTACAAACATAATTAGTAATTGAGAAATACATTGTGTATTCAGTTATTATACAGCAAGAAGCACACTACTACCACACAGATGCATAGGGTTCCTTTAAGAAAAGGGTGAGTTGCCTGGTGATAGTACTTTCAAGTGTGCTATTTCAAATGTGTCAAATACTGTTTTATATGTAGAGAGTTCGCTGTCcttgtttattttataaataaattcaATATGTTTCAGTATTGTATTTAAATCTTAATATAAATAGTAGCAGAGTAGTCTCCcgctttgtttttctgtttcattcATTTGCTTATGCTGATGTTTTTATGTTTCAGCCGTCTTACAACGACAAGAACGCCAACCCTGAGATGGTAAAAGTGATGTTGGACCTGGCCAAGTCACGCAAACAGCTCAAAGGTTAGAATGAGTCATTACTCATCAACACAGTCAAAGTCACTAGTCACGTTTCCTGCTAAAGGTgaagcgaatctttagaaagttcgcaaaaaagaaattcgaattaggtgcgtttccatcaattAGTTGGAGCGGAAAACTACACacattccagggcttgtcgTATCCTTCTGATAACATGCTCTCTTAGGTCCTGATATATAGCggaattgtgttgttgttttccatctaaaatagctgtaatgtttttttcttcgatgTGAGCAAGGAAAAGTTTTACCTCTTCAGCGGTCCACACACATATCTATTATTCTCATTGGCCATCTGTTCCATGGATgtatttaaaggatacattgtagctacatatttataattccaaattcgtcccagcctttataccacagatactatatgGTCTAtggcatataaccgcgttttctgattacagttgaattcatttttcacaatttaccagctctcgtttttaaggctgaacagacaatttgactggaacttcTTAGTAGGAGTCTATATATCACGGAATAATGGACACTGTATAATTAAAGGATATAcaaacatagacatcctatatcatatgtatgtatatgtatgtatgtatgtatgtatgtatgtatgtatgtatgtatgtatgtatgtatgtatgtatttatgtatgtatgtaagtatgtatgtatgtatatatatatgtctatgtatacgcttaaaaatatatatatattggtgctacaagttgatgtcggcagggttgctatggccggtgaGGGTgtcggattgactcggctgccagatcgactcggggtcctagatgcgcaataatgacgcacttcctgtaaacgctgtcttttaaatgcgtatgcgcgtttcattcattcccatgttattcccaagtattaaagaactccttttttttttaatctatggtcgttatgcggaaatcgaaaagacgttgtcagtcctgtgtgttcaatgttcgctacgtcacagctgtttcgaaaggTGTGTTTCCATCTTTTCGCATGagtcaaaaaccacctcaagcgagcggataaacctttctgcgaattagaggatttttatgcaaatgttggTGTTTCAATTACCGTTTACTGATTCAATGCTTCAAAATTCGCATAAaagcagggggatggaaacacaGCTATTAAAAACAAGCATTAAAAACTGTATtttatggaaaaaataaaataaaaaggatattATGGCTTTTTTTACTCTAATTGAATAACAAAGTAATGACCATGAATTATTGTGGTTTGGTAGAATTCTTGTTTAATTGCTATGTGAAGCATTTATTATCCATATTTGAGATATTTATATGAAAGCAGAGTATGATATGATTATTTGACTTGCTTGACTGCTGTATTTATTTGAATCAATTGTAATAATGCATCATGAATAACACAATGTTATCTTCCATCTGTCCTCTTGGGGTGCTATATCTTCCTAGAGATGAAGCTGAGACACTCTGTGTTTGATTCAAACGACCTGGGCCCGGAGGGAACAACTGGGGACTCCAATCAGCTGTCCAGGTACCCCTCGTGTTATTAAAGGGCTTGCAAATCGCACCTCGTAATGACCACCTCCAATTTGGAAGCTTAAAAGCTTTGGAAGGATACTTAATTTGActtatgttgttgtgtttgaaactgccaaTGCGTTTCTTACGTGAGACCAATTTTAATTAGCCTGGGTTATGTTATGGTAAAATAGGTATCACCAACAAAAAATCTCATGATGCATTTTTCTGTCCAACAATTGCTTCTTACATAGATGATTCAAATCTTTTACTATTTATCATGttctattttaataaataattttaaaattatattttaaacctGCTCTAAGTGCAGCAGACAATTTATTATTTTAGTTTTATCCGTTTCGTAATTTTAACTTTGATCAGTACACCACTGGCAGACTTTAATTGAATGTGACTCCTGAATTTAACGTTAAACTTTATTCATTGTTGATTCACTTTCGATCTTGTGTTGCAGGGGCGGTTCtagccagcagggggagccagAGCAACACGAACCCACATTAGAGGAAACAGTTGAGTCACTATTCGGGAGGCTACGAGAAAAGAGACAAACATTAGGCTTGCCTGACAATATGAAGGTAAAGAACCAAACaaaatatgcatgtgtgttttttgtgtgtgacacAGCTTGAGTTTGTATGTAGTCTGTAGTAAACGCTTACGTACATttctatatgtgtgtttgtgtgtgtgtgtgtctttgtgtctgtgtatgttctGTGCGAGTgctgtgtgtcttttgtgtgcctctatctgtgtgtatgtgtgcttgtgtgtgtgtgattttctatgtgcttgtgtttgcgtTATATTTGTTTCTGTCTACATGTTATGtgcgtgccgtgtgtgtgtgtcccatgtgTATGCCCCGAGTACCATGTGTGCTCCAAATGcgtgctatgtgtgtgtcccatgTGTATGCTTTCAGTACTGTGTGTGCTcctactgcgtgtgtgtgtgtgtatacctgctCATAGTGTCCCTGTCTCCGGGCTGACCCTGTGTGTGCTGGGTCCCTAGGAGATGACTCAGGGCCAGATGGTGCTGGAGAAGATCACGCTGCAGAAATGTCTGCTGTACTTCGAGAGTCTCCACGGACGGCCGGTGAGGGAGACCTGCAGTCCTCACATCACAATAACATTGAGTCATTTAGTCAGacaatcaaaacaacaacacagatgCATTCAAACCCAAACCTGAAGACAAATGTCTGCGTATCTAATTTTTTtacttaatattattattttgttacgTTTATGTCATTTCTTCCCATCCTTTTTACTTTCGCTGTTTCCCTCTTCGCTTTCTTCTCAAATGGATATCGGTTTTTCCTGCTATATACCTCATAttgacatcctctctctctctcctctctctctctctctctctctctcctctctctctctctctctctctctctctctctctctctctccccccccccccctcccctcccctccagggtTCTAAGCAGGGGAGGAACCTGGTGAAGCCTCTCTATGACAGGTACCAGATGATCAAGCGTCTCCTGTGTGccagccccaccaccatcacaaccatAGTAAGAGGCTCATTGGACCCTTATAGCTCTTATGGGACttggaaattattattatgtgtaatAAATGTTTTCTAAGTGTCGTCTGCGAGTTCTGTCACTTCATGCAACTAAATGTCACTTCCTTTCAACCATGTAACATCCTTTgtgacaataaaaacaaaaaattaccTTCAACTTGTCAATGGGTAAAAACATTGGATTGAGAATCCTATACATGTGAATGTAAATGCATTTTAACTATAAAACAAATAATGTGTCATCTTTTCCGTCATGgtaaggaggaagaagagggctCAGATGAAGATTACACCAACCACCATCaaccggccccgcccccttgcAGAGTGACGTGGCAAGCAGCCAATGAGGAGGACAGTGACCGGGACAGTGACCCGGCCTTAGTGTCTCCCATAGTGGAGGTGAAGGACGTCCGCGAGAAGTCTCCCATCACGGTCATAAATCTCCATGAAGCGTCCAGGTACACATCATGTCACCATGGAGACACCTTACTGGAAAAAGCCAAAAGCCAAAATCTATTGGTTTTCCCTAACGAGGAAACCAATCAGAATTGATCTACCATCTATAACAGCTCTTACcatgacacagacacatacataataTGCATGTAGTAACACGTTAGCAGAGATATCCTTGGGTTTACATACATTTGTCTTATTGTACTGAAACAAGTGAAACAATGTTTTGTTTCGCATGAATAATATTGGAATATaacctgaaaaataaatgacaaaaccCACTATGATAATTTATTATCGATACATTGAAAGGACCCACATAAAATTCGGATTTACTGGATAGTAGATTGTCTCTACATCGGATTACTTCATTTCAGGAGTTTTTCTAAAACAATTTCTGACCGCGCAGGTCGGAGCTGGTGCTGAGCTTGCGTGAGACGCGGGTGGAGAAGAAGAGGATCCGTAAAGGCCTGAGGGAGTTTGAGGACGAGTTCTACAGACAGACCGGAAGGTGAGCGACCGCTTAATGCTGGACTGCTCCCAGAAGCACTGACCTCAAAGCAGAGTGCTCTGAAGCATGATTTGTCAGATTAGTTTGCCATACCATGGTTCTTAGCTTAAAGCCCATATCTTACTGAGACCAAACCACGGTTTGTAGTGCGTTTTCTTGTTTTGAAAAATGCATATATTTCGAGCCATCCGATTGGTTGAAAAAAAATTAACCCATTTTAttggttagaaaaaaaaaagttagttcaagcgatctgattggtcaaaaaaagtATTAATTTATAAGatgaaaatatataattatttcaagcaataaaataaattattttatttttaggttattaaaaaaattactTAAGTTGCAGAAAGTCTTGTAGAAAGATAAACATTAATTTAGCGCTATTGTTACAGTTAacttattcataaaaacaagtaCCAAGCACAATtactaggttaacccgttccctgttttcaacaaagatagctaagaTAAGGTGCTACACAATGCTTAGTCCTATGTTGTGTGCTCTCTGAGATCAACATCTTCTGTTCATCCTTTTTTCATGCAAACAACATAGATATGTTGTTTGCGACATCGACAACGGATCTACTATTCTTTTGTGGCCGAGAACTGTTGGTTCTGAGcgacctgtgtctgtgtgtttattgttcACAGAACGTGCCAGAAGGAGGACCGCACGCCCATGTCGGAGGAGTACCAGGAGTACAAACAGCTCAAGGCTAAGCTCCGCCTCCTGGAGATCCTCATCagcaaacaggaagtgaactAGCCAGCGACAGCAACGCTACTCCCTGGTCTTCTTTTGTAATTAAAGTACCGTACATATACAAATAGTTCATTTTTGTGCCACCAAAGTGTGCACCCTGAAAAGTGTGAATGGCATAAATGTACACTAAGTCGACTCAATAAGTGTACACTAAATAGACTCAAGTGTACTCACTTGCTGTGAATACGCAGGAAGCGTAAACGTAAAGCGACTTTATCCTCATGTCCTGTCCTCCAAGTCTTCTCCCAAGTGTACTCACCGAGATGCATACCTGCATACGTGTGAGGGGCTAAGTCAACAATTTTAATGATAGAAGTGATTTAAGGTGTATATTGATTCTCTTTAGGTGGACTCAGCAACAATGATACCTATCAACTGATCAACTCAAAAATGCCTTTGACCTTTCAACAGATTCTATTTCAGACACCAAAACCTTGGCCTAGACTTTTCTATCTATTGTGATGACCttgagtgtctatgtgtgcacatgctcaaCTTCAACGTTCGATTTGTATACTCGTTATTTTCTAACATGACATTTGTTCCCGCtcctatatacagtatgtagttCATGGGCGAGTAGGGATCCATCGCTATGATTAATTTGAGCAAATCAAACCTTTTTCTGTGGTGTAAATAACATTGTGATTTATAACCCCCCTAAAAAAATGAATCCAGAGGGTGGGATTAGGTGAGGGGTGCGTTCAACACTGACACTAGAATGCACTTTAATACCGAGGA encodes:
- the fam13c gene encoding protein FAM13C codes for the protein MFCFCLQSSLLKLQALEVEGGPSLGSSPENSPPPLGSKEQGRSSCAMGVRGEKEGNTLALCHSCPADENSPPESLRVYTRPPQSTKHQPLAPLHAHQQQQHHPHPSPYSPQRGGGGGGGGVPGASGDFGGALALYGGEDGREGGGGEADGGAGALLHLIGGGHSPLPSPRCSGHSLRFNSDPEAAPSPPCAQQYMLARGRERTEGPAVASPSSVPLLTRHIGTLKKKVRRFEERFEQEMNYKPSYNDKNANPEMVKVMLDLAKSRKQLKEMKLRHSVFDSNDLGPEGTTGDSNQLSRGGSSQQGEPEQHEPTLEETVESLFGRLREKRQTLGLPDNMKEMTQGQMVLEKITLQKCLLYFESLHGRPGSKQGRNLVKPLYDRYQMIKRLLCASPTTITTIEEEEGSDEDYTNHHQPAPPPCRVTWQAANEEDSDRDSDPALVSPIVEVKDVREKSPITVINLHEASRSELVLSLRETRVEKKRIRKGLREFEDEFYRQTGRTCQKEDRTPMSEEYQEYKQLKAKLRLLEILISKQEVN